A region of Candidatus Obscuribacterales bacterium DNA encodes the following proteins:
- the groES gene encoding co-chaperone GroES yields the protein MAAVSLSVSTVKPLGDRVFVKVNASEEKTAGGILLPDTAKEKPQVGEIAAVGPGRRNDDGSRQEVEVKVGDKVLYSKYAGTDIKLSGEEYVLLSEKDILAVVV from the coding sequence ATGGCAGCAGTATCCCTTAGCGTTTCAACCGTTAAGCCCCTAGGCGATCGCGTTTTTGTGAAAGTAAACGCATCTGAAGAAAAGACCGCTGGTGGCATTTTGCTACCAGACACCGCTAAAGAAAAGCCTCAGGTGGGCGAAATTGCCGCCGTTGGCCCCGGTCGGCGCAATGATGACGGCTCCCGCCAAGAAGTCGAAGTGAAAGTCGGCGATAAAGTTCTCTACTCCAAGTACGCAGGCACCGACATCAAGCTCAGCGGCGAAGAGTATGTTCTCCTGTCTGAAAAAGATATTTTGGCCGTCGTTGTATAG
- a CDS encoding Tab2/Atab2 family RNA-binding protein, which translates to MRIWQADLYRRPLRDEAGNPLWEVVVCEGDRALLIAACPQPSLSSAWLTAQITTAVNLHGQPDRLLVFRPQSLSLLETACQSLGISVAATRHTPQLHALLEQRALDYPHLPNYTGEAYDPVALDRPPPLPLADNLWGESWRFAAIAASDLDLVFGDRPIPIRVWPEALIPQTLKLASTTMVPGVIIYGGRQSMRLARWLEQADPVSLHYIPGAPDGLILEAGLVDRWILTTFDDPEAIAAGQTYQQRLQTSQGLHFLLVQPDDSGVTYTGLWLLQTAT; encoded by the coding sequence GTGAGAATTTGGCAAGCGGACCTTTATCGTCGCCCCCTAAGGGATGAAGCGGGCAATCCTTTATGGGAAGTTGTGGTCTGTGAGGGCGATCGCGCTCTACTGATCGCCGCTTGCCCCCAACCTTCCCTCAGCAGCGCCTGGCTGACGGCGCAGATCACCACCGCCGTGAATCTCCATGGCCAGCCCGACCGCCTTTTGGTCTTCCGTCCCCAATCCCTCAGTCTGTTGGAAACCGCTTGCCAGAGTCTGGGTATATCGGTGGCAGCCACCCGCCATACGCCCCAACTCCATGCCCTGTTGGAACAGCGGGCGCTGGATTATCCCCACTTGCCCAACTACACCGGGGAAGCCTACGACCCCGTCGCCCTCGATCGCCCGCCGCCGCTGCCCCTAGCCGATAACCTCTGGGGAGAAAGCTGGCGCTTTGCGGCGATCGCTGCCAGTGACCTCGACCTAGTGTTTGGCGATCGCCCTATTCCCATTCGCGTTTGGCCCGAGGCCTTAATACCCCAAACCCTAAAACTTGCCTCCACCACCATGGTGCCCGGTGTAATCATTTACGGGGGGCGGCAGTCCATGCGCCTGGCCCGCTGGCTGGAGCAGGCCGATCCGGTCTCACTCCACTACATACCCGGTGCCCCCGATGGACTGATTCTCGAAGCTGGTTTGGTGGATCGCTGGATTCTCACCACCTTTGATGACCCCGAAGCGATCGCCGCTGGACAGACCTATCAACAACGCCTACAAACCAGCCAGGGTCTACATTTCCTCCTAGTACAACCCGATGACTCTGGGGTCACCTACACCGGTCTGTGGCTGCTGCAAACGGCAACTTAA